A genome region from Nocardia sp. NBC_01730 includes the following:
- a CDS encoding ROK family protein — protein sequence MTVLALDIGATKFAAGVVYTGHEVRDVQRVDVPRDGVWDACRGLLREVAGAERVTAVGIGSAGPVDVRTGVTRPLNIPEWKVGFPIVASVRELFPSAAIRFAIDGACLALAEHHVGALRGVPDALAMTVSSGIGGGLIADGKVLLGRTGNAGHVGHIIVPGWDTPCGCGGVGCVEAVASGMSSVRWAREQGWPGTTGVQLAEAAHAGDEIAVAALHRAGTALGEAIASAAALLDIDRVVIGGGFAQSGEPLWHPLRAALAKHARLGYLRELRVVPSQITHGATLVGAGVLAAGYATVDETV from the coding sequence ATGACTGTTCTTGCTCTGGATATCGGCGCGACGAAGTTCGCGGCTGGTGTGGTGTACACCGGTCATGAGGTCCGCGACGTACAACGGGTGGACGTGCCGCGCGACGGTGTGTGGGACGCCTGCCGCGGCTTGCTGCGCGAGGTAGCGGGCGCGGAGCGGGTCACCGCCGTCGGCATCGGCTCGGCGGGGCCGGTGGATGTGCGGACCGGTGTCACCCGGCCGTTGAACATTCCCGAGTGGAAAGTCGGATTCCCGATCGTCGCCTCCGTGCGAGAGCTGTTTCCCTCCGCCGCGATCCGATTCGCGATCGACGGCGCCTGCCTCGCGCTGGCCGAACATCACGTCGGCGCGCTGCGCGGGGTGCCCGATGCCCTTGCTATGACTGTGTCGTCGGGGATCGGCGGCGGACTCATCGCCGACGGCAAGGTGCTGCTGGGGCGCACCGGCAATGCCGGACACGTCGGGCACATCATCGTGCCGGGCTGGGATACGCCCTGCGGCTGCGGTGGCGTCGGCTGCGTCGAGGCGGTCGCCAGTGGCATGTCCTCGGTGCGCTGGGCGCGCGAGCAGGGCTGGCCGGGCACGACCGGCGTGCAGCTGGCCGAGGCCGCACACGCCGGTGACGAGATCGCCGTCGCCGCGCTGCATCGGGCGGGCACGGCGCTCGGCGAGGCGATCGCCTCCGCCGCCGCGTTGTTGGATATCGACCGGGTGGTGATCGGCGGGGGTTTCGCCCAATCCGGTGAGCCGCTGTGGCATCCGCTGCGCGCGGCGCTCGCCAAGCACGCCCGGCTGGGCTACTTGCGGGAACTGCGCGTGGTGCCGTCGCAAATCACGCACGGCGCGACGCTCGTCGGTGCGGGCGTGCTCGCCGCAGGCTACGCCACGGTGGACGAAACCGTTTGA
- a CDS encoding CocE/NonD family hydrolase, whose product MQHALRVTVAAVTAAVLIPFLVSGAAAAPTSTGPDGGTAGAAWAATQDAPQQYPNIHITWDVPITMSDGTVLKGNVYRPADVSGRPIDTPTPTVVNLTPYTKLVSNLADHAQSIPGLSDAVIELFRQIDMSGTPLSGLTDLTKAFGGGELRNFTVDRQLIKSGYTQVVVDVRGTGFSQGVWDMLREREQQDTVEVIDWTSRQPWSNGRIGMNGISYSGINQVQAAEKHPPALQAIFPVVPGSDLVNDVLAPGGGFGFTFIPLWLTAINGLKLIPDLASVVNGQFDTTWLADRARDPLTFMDVLLNVYTTARIEDLDPRAKELLTADSAPRRDWLGDPSTIQVPTFVTGGWHDLFTYSESNIYHQIPLPAGQKQLLMGNTYHLNSGSEYGKPGLPPRLDVLQRAWFDKWLKDIDNGIDQYGPITLRQQGGGWITTDSFAAPVDGAGQQAAVHRRMYLSAAPSGTANSGYDGSLTGDANGDTARLTIAPGLTSLCSNDAAQGTAGVLSVIDGCAKDSRIEELNGLTFTSAPVAEATSLSGRIAVRLNTIQDAADGHWVVTVNDVAPDGRSSVLSSGQLMASLRAIDDANSSKSANGDYTDPRPFTSLDRRQPTVPGEVTTLDIALPATEAILQPGHRLRVDVYAGNFPKGLPILPMLIDTGLRPQHVQLDPELPSFVSVPVRGNPGW is encoded by the coding sequence ATGCAGCACGCGTTGCGGGTCACAGTGGCGGCGGTTACCGCCGCGGTGCTCATCCCCTTCCTTGTGAGCGGTGCCGCCGCCGCGCCGACGTCGACCGGTCCGGACGGCGGGACAGCGGGCGCCGCATGGGCGGCCACCCAGGACGCGCCTCAGCAGTACCCGAACATTCACATCACCTGGGACGTCCCGATCACGATGAGTGACGGCACCGTTCTGAAGGGCAATGTCTATCGCCCCGCGGACGTCTCCGGCCGCCCGATCGACACCCCGACGCCGACGGTCGTCAACCTGACGCCCTACACCAAGCTGGTGTCGAACCTGGCCGACCACGCGCAGTCGATCCCCGGCCTGTCCGACGCGGTGATCGAACTCTTCCGTCAGATCGACATGAGCGGCACCCCGCTGTCCGGCCTCACCGACCTGACCAAGGCGTTCGGCGGCGGCGAGCTGCGCAACTTCACCGTCGACCGACAGCTGATCAAGAGCGGCTACACCCAGGTGGTGGTCGACGTGCGCGGCACCGGATTCTCCCAGGGGGTCTGGGACATGCTGCGTGAGCGCGAGCAGCAGGACACCGTGGAGGTGATCGACTGGACATCGCGGCAGCCGTGGTCCAACGGCCGCATCGGCATGAATGGCATCTCCTACTCCGGGATCAACCAGGTGCAGGCCGCCGAAAAGCACCCGCCCGCCCTGCAGGCCATCTTCCCGGTCGTGCCGGGCAGCGACCTGGTGAACGATGTACTCGCACCAGGCGGCGGCTTCGGCTTCACCTTCATCCCGCTGTGGCTGACCGCGATCAACGGCCTCAAGCTGATTCCTGACCTGGCCTCGGTGGTCAACGGGCAGTTCGATACCACGTGGCTGGCCGACCGCGCCCGAGATCCGTTGACCTTCATGGACGTTCTGCTCAACGTCTACACCACCGCGCGCATCGAGGATCTCGACCCACGCGCCAAGGAATTGCTGACTGCCGACTCCGCACCGCGCCGCGACTGGCTGGGCGATCCGAGTACGATCCAGGTGCCGACCTTCGTCACCGGCGGCTGGCACGACCTGTTCACCTACTCGGAATCCAATATCTACCACCAGATTCCGCTGCCCGCCGGCCAGAAGCAGCTGCTGATGGGCAACACCTACCACCTCAACTCGGGCAGCGAGTACGGCAAGCCGGGCCTGCCGCCGCGGCTGGACGTGCTGCAGCGCGCGTGGTTCGACAAGTGGCTCAAGGACATCGACAACGGCATCGATCAGTACGGCCCGATCACGCTGCGCCAGCAGGGCGGCGGCTGGATCACCACCGACTCGTTCGCCGCGCCGGTCGACGGAGCAGGTCAGCAGGCGGCGGTGCACCGCAGGATGTATCTGTCCGCCGCTCCCAGCGGCACCGCGAACAGCGGCTACGACGGTTCGCTCACCGGAGACGCCAACGGCGACACCGCACGGCTGACCATCGCTCCCGGCCTGACCAGCCTGTGCTCCAACGATGCGGCGCAGGGCACAGCGGGCGTGCTGTCGGTCATCGATGGCTGTGCCAAGGACTCCCGTATCGAGGAACTGAACGGGCTGACCTTCACCAGCGCCCCGGTCGCTGAGGCGACCTCTCTCTCAGGACGGATCGCTGTGCGGCTCAACACTATTCAGGACGCCGCCGACGGGCACTGGGTGGTCACCGTGAACGACGTCGCGCCGGACGGTCGATCGAGCGTACTGTCCTCCGGGCAGCTCATGGCCTCGTTACGCGCGATCGACGACGCGAACAGCAGCAAGTCGGCCAACGGCGACTACACCGACCCGCGCCCGTTCACTTCGTTGGACCGGCGTCAGCCGACCGTTCCCGGTGAGGTGACTACGCTGGACATCGCGCTGCCCGCCACCGAGGCGATTCTGCAGCCGGGTCACCGCCTGCGCGTCGACGTGTACGCGGGAAACTTCCCCAAGGGCCTGCCGATCCTGCCGATGTTGATCGATACCGGCCTGAGGCCGCAGCATGTGCAGCTGGATCCGGAGCTGCCGAGTTTCGTGAGTGTCCCGGTGCGGGGCAATCCGGGCTGGTGA
- a CDS encoding YbjN domain-containing protein, with protein sequence MQATAQLIDETLRDREIEYTRPGEETFVVTLPGERKLATTVLLTVGKHGVRVESFVCRKPDENFEGVYKFLLRRNRRLYAVAYTLDRVGDIYLVGRLATHAVTSDELDRVFGQILEAVDADFNTLLELGFAESIRKEWKWRVSRGEPLNNLRAFEHLVDSADKP encoded by the coding sequence GTGCAGGCTACCGCGCAGCTCATCGACGAGACGTTGCGCGACAGGGAAATCGAATACACCCGGCCCGGCGAGGAGACCTTCGTCGTCACCCTGCCCGGCGAGCGCAAACTCGCGACGACGGTGCTGCTCACGGTCGGCAAGCACGGGGTTCGCGTCGAGTCGTTCGTCTGCCGCAAGCCGGACGAGAACTTCGAAGGCGTCTACAAATTCCTGCTGCGCCGCAATCGCAGGCTGTATGCCGTCGCCTACACCCTGGACCGGGTCGGCGATATCTACCTCGTCGGCCGCCTCGCCACGCACGCCGTCACCTCCGACGAACTCGACCGGGTGTTCGGCCAGATCCTCGAGGCCGTCGACGCCGACTTCAACACGCTGCTGGAACTGGGCTTCGCGGAATCCATTCGCAAGGAATGGAAGTGGCGCGTCTCGCGCGGCGAACCGCTGAACAACTTGCGCGCCTTCGAACATCTGGTGGACTCCGCGGACAAGCCGTAA
- a CDS encoding Ppx/GppA phosphatase family protein, which yields MRLGVLDVGSNTVHLLVVDAHRGGHPMPMSSTKATLRLAENIDAAGRITESGEQRLIATVAEFASIAETSKCVELMPFATSALREATNSDEVLAGVRAATGVDLQVLSGVDEARLTFLAVRRWYGWSAGRILNLDIGGGSLEITNGGDEEPDVALSLRLGAGRLTREWLLEDPPGKRRVAVLRDWLDAELVVPAKQLVEAGRPDLAVGTSKTFRSLARLTGAAPSAAGPRVRRTLTSSGLRQLIAFISRMTASDRAELEGVSSDRSQQLVAGALVAEASMRALSLDSLEICPWALREGLILRKLDTDMNGGPRATYIPGPAAEDGRPTPGGGVTLSGPIGTVSS from the coding sequence GTGCGGCTTGGGGTACTCGATGTCGGAAGCAATACCGTTCACCTGCTCGTGGTGGACGCACATCGCGGTGGTCATCCCATGCCGATGAGCTCGACGAAAGCCACGTTGCGCCTGGCGGAGAACATCGACGCCGCAGGCCGCATCACCGAGTCGGGCGAACAGCGGCTGATCGCCACCGTCGCTGAGTTCGCCAGCATCGCCGAGACTTCCAAGTGTGTCGAGCTGATGCCGTTCGCCACCTCGGCACTGCGTGAGGCGACCAACTCCGACGAGGTGCTCGCCGGAGTACGCGCGGCGACCGGTGTCGATCTGCAGGTACTGTCCGGTGTCGACGAGGCGAGGCTGACCTTTCTCGCGGTGCGCCGCTGGTACGGCTGGAGCGCGGGCCGCATCCTCAATCTGGACATCGGCGGCGGATCGTTGGAGATCACCAACGGCGGGGACGAGGAACCCGACGTCGCGCTGTCGCTGCGACTCGGTGCCGGCCGGTTGACCAGGGAGTGGCTGCTCGAGGATCCGCCGGGCAAGCGCCGCGTCGCCGTGCTGCGCGACTGGCTCGACGCCGAGCTGGTTGTCCCGGCGAAGCAGCTGGTCGAGGCTGGGCGGCCCGACCTGGCGGTCGGCACGTCGAAGACGTTTCGTTCGCTCGCGCGACTGACCGGAGCGGCACCCTCGGCGGCGGGTCCTCGTGTGCGCCGTACACTCACCAGCTCAGGTCTACGTCAACTGATTGCGTTCATCTCGCGGATGACGGCGTCGGACCGGGCAGAATTGGAAGGCGTGAGTTCCGATCGGTCACAGCAATTGGTGGCTGGCGCACTGGTCGCGGAGGCGAGTATGCGGGCACTATCGCTGGATAGTCTGGAGATTTGTCCGTGGGCGCTGCGGGAGGGGCTGATCCTGCGCAAACTGGATACCGACATGAATGGTGGACCGAGAGCGACGTACATACCGGGCCCGGCAGCCGAGGACGGCAGGCCGACCCCCGGCGGTGGCGTGACGCTATCGGGACCGATCGGGACGGTGTCGTCATGA
- the mshA gene encoding D-inositol-3-phosphate glycosyltransferase: MDSVSQRLDLRPNRIAVLSVHTSPLAQPGTGDAGGMNVYVLQTALQLARRGTEVEIFTRATTSNVPPVQEAAPGVLVRNVVAGPFEGLDKHDLPTQLCPFTAEVLRQEAGHLPGYYDLVHSHYWLSGQVGWLARDRWRVPLVHTAHTLAAVKNAALAEGDCPEPATREIGEKQVIAEADRLVANTAEEARQLIELYGAAADRIDVVPPGADLTRYRPGDKAAARAALGLAVDERIVAFVGRIQPLKAPDVLVRAAAEVLRVDQERKLRVVIVGGPSGTGLERPDALIELASDLGIAERVTFLPPQPPDRLVLVYRAADLVAVPSYNESFGLVAIEAQASGTPVLAADVGGLGTAVRHEESGLLVPGHRTPDWANALGYLLDDPDRLHRMGVRAVEHAANFSWAHTADGLLASYSAALSGLRDDRAVLGSGFAHSVLRADGEDRLPGERASLGGERMAALIGESSQARSRALWRRRTGVRR, translated from the coding sequence ATGGACAGTGTGAGTCAGCGCCTGGACCTACGGCCGAACCGTATCGCCGTGCTATCGGTGCACACCTCACCACTCGCCCAGCCGGGGACCGGCGACGCGGGCGGCATGAACGTCTACGTGCTGCAAACCGCGCTTCAGCTGGCCCGACGCGGCACCGAGGTCGAGATCTTCACCCGGGCCACCACCTCGAACGTCCCGCCCGTCCAGGAAGCGGCGCCCGGTGTGCTCGTTCGCAATGTGGTGGCAGGCCCGTTCGAGGGGCTGGACAAACACGACCTCCCCACTCAGCTGTGCCCGTTCACCGCGGAGGTGCTGCGTCAGGAGGCCGGGCACCTGCCCGGGTACTACGACCTCGTGCACTCGCATTACTGGTTGTCCGGCCAGGTCGGCTGGCTGGCCAGGGACCGCTGGCGGGTGCCGCTGGTGCACACCGCGCACACGCTGGCAGCGGTGAAGAACGCCGCGCTCGCCGAGGGCGACTGTCCGGAACCCGCGACCCGCGAGATCGGCGAGAAGCAGGTGATCGCGGAGGCCGATCGTCTGGTCGCCAACACCGCCGAGGAAGCTCGGCAGCTGATCGAGCTCTACGGCGCCGCCGCCGACCGGATCGATGTCGTGCCGCCCGGCGCGGACCTGACGCGCTACCGCCCAGGTGACAAGGCCGCCGCCCGCGCGGCGCTCGGGCTGGCCGTCGACGAGCGGATTGTCGCGTTCGTCGGCCGGATCCAACCGCTGAAGGCTCCCGATGTGCTGGTGCGCGCCGCCGCCGAGGTGCTGCGTGTCGACCAGGAACGGAAGCTGCGTGTCGTCATCGTCGGCGGTCCGTCCGGCACCGGGCTCGAGCGGCCCGACGCGCTGATCGAGCTGGCCTCCGACCTGGGCATCGCCGAGCGGGTCACCTTCCTGCCGCCGCAGCCGCCGGACCGGCTGGTGCTGGTCTACCGTGCCGCCGACTTGGTCGCGGTTCCCAGCTACAACGAATCCTTCGGCCTGGTCGCGATCGAGGCGCAGGCCAGCGGTACCCCGGTTCTCGCAGCCGACGTCGGGGGCCTCGGCACTGCCGTGCGACACGAGGAGTCCGGGCTGCTCGTCCCTGGACATCGCACACCGGACTGGGCGAACGCCCTCGGTTATCTGCTCGACGACCCCGATCGGCTGCACCGGATGGGCGTGCGTGCCGTCGAGCACGCCGCTAACTTCTCCTGGGCGCACACCGCCGACGGACTGCTCGCCAGCTATTCCGCGGCACTGTCCGGGCTCCGCGACGATCGCGCCGTACTCGGCAGCGGCTTCGCACACAGTGTTCTGCGTGCCGACGGGGAAGATCGCCTGCCCGGCGAACGCGCTAGCCTCGGCGGAGAACGGATGGCCGCCCTCATCGGCGAGAGCAGTCAGGCCAGATCTCGGGCGCTGTGGCGGCGCCGGACGGGAGTACGCCGGTGA
- a CDS encoding phosphoglyceromutase, which translates to MTYTLVLLRHGESEWNALNLFTGWVDVHLTDKGIAEGKRAGELLAEHGILPDIVYTSLLRRAISTANIALDAADRHWIPAVRDWRLNERHYGELQGKNKAQIREKYGDEQFMLWRRSYDTPPPPIDPANEYSQEGDPRYAGIDVPKTECLLDVVNRMVPYWESTISKDLLSGKTVLVAAHGNSLRALVKHLDRISDDEIAGLNIPTGIPLRYELDESLRPVRPREYLDPEAAAAGAAAVAGQGVK; encoded by the coding sequence ATGACGTACACCCTCGTGCTGCTGCGCCACGGCGAAAGCGAATGGAATGCCCTGAACCTGTTCACCGGCTGGGTGGACGTGCACCTGACGGACAAGGGTATCGCCGAGGGCAAGCGCGCCGGGGAACTGCTCGCCGAGCACGGCATCCTGCCCGACATCGTCTACACCTCGCTGCTGCGCCGCGCGATCTCCACCGCGAACATCGCGCTGGACGCCGCCGACCGGCACTGGATTCCGGCGGTCCGCGACTGGCGGCTCAATGAGCGTCACTACGGCGAACTGCAAGGCAAGAACAAGGCGCAGATCCGGGAAAAGTACGGCGACGAGCAGTTCATGCTGTGGCGCCGCAGTTACGACACCCCGCCGCCGCCGATCGATCCGGCCAACGAGTACAGCCAGGAGGGCGACCCGCGCTACGCGGGCATCGACGTCCCGAAGACCGAGTGCCTGCTCGACGTGGTGAACCGGATGGTCCCGTACTGGGAGTCGACCATCTCCAAGGACCTGCTTTCCGGCAAGACCGTCCTGGTCGCCGCGCACGGCAATTCCTTGCGCGCGCTGGTCAAGCACCTCGACCGGATCTCCGACGACGAGATCGCCGGCCTGAACATCCCCACCGGCATCCCGCTGCGCTACGAACTGGACGAGAGCCTGCGTCCGGTCCGCCCGCGTGAATACCTGGACCCGGAAGCGGCCGCCGCGGGCGCCGCCGCCGTCGCCGGCCAGGGCGTCAAATAA
- a CDS encoding sensor histidine kinase has translation MSVPQAVLLAVLAAVVGLAVGGLLIPYMNARQAARRQADSGLTMSQVLDLIVLASESGIAVVDEYRDVVLVNPRAEELGLVRHRLLDERAWVAVEKVLATGESTEFDLTAKNPVPGRGRIAVRGVARQLSREETTFTVLFADDDSEQARMEATRRDFVANVSHELKTPVGAMSLLAEALLESAEDPEAVRHFGQRVLGESRRLGKMVTELIALSRLQGAEKLPELEVVDVDTVVMHAVDRSRTAAEAAGITVSTDRPSGLEVLGDETLLVTALSNLVENAIAYSPAGSHVSVSRSLRGDHVAMAVTDRGIGIAKEDQERVFERFFRSDKARSRATGGTGLGLAIVKHVAANHNGEITLWSKLGTGSTFTLRIPAHHEASGDEDPDGSVVSTKETSPPLLVPGRPNGVEARR, from the coding sequence GTGAGTGTTCCCCAGGCCGTCCTGCTGGCAGTCCTCGCGGCTGTCGTCGGCCTGGCAGTCGGCGGGCTGCTGATCCCGTACATGAATGCCAGGCAGGCCGCCCGCAGGCAGGCCGATTCCGGGCTCACCATGTCGCAGGTCCTCGACCTGATCGTGCTCGCGTCCGAGAGTGGCATCGCGGTGGTCGACGAGTACCGGGACGTGGTGCTGGTGAATCCGCGCGCCGAGGAACTCGGCCTAGTCCGCCACCGCCTGCTCGACGAGCGCGCCTGGGTCGCGGTGGAGAAAGTACTCGCGACCGGCGAGTCCACCGAGTTCGATCTCACCGCGAAGAATCCGGTGCCCGGCCGCGGCCGCATCGCGGTGCGCGGCGTCGCCAGGCAGTTGTCCCGGGAAGAGACCACTTTCACCGTGCTGTTCGCCGACGACGATTCCGAGCAGGCCCGTATGGAGGCCACTCGCCGCGATTTCGTCGCCAACGTCAGCCACGAGCTAAAGACCCCGGTCGGCGCCATGAGTCTGCTCGCCGAGGCCCTACTGGAATCTGCCGAAGACCCGGAGGCCGTGCGCCACTTCGGTCAGCGGGTGCTCGGCGAATCGCGCCGCCTCGGCAAGATGGTCACCGAACTCATCGCGCTCTCGCGCCTGCAGGGCGCGGAGAAGCTGCCCGAGCTCGAGGTGGTCGACGTGGATACCGTGGTGATGCACGCGGTCGACCGTTCGCGCACCGCCGCCGAGGCCGCGGGGATCACGGTCAGCACCGACCGTCCGAGCGGGCTCGAGGTGCTCGGCGACGAGACCCTGCTGGTCACCGCCCTGTCCAACCTGGTGGAGAACGCGATCGCCTATTCACCCGCAGGCTCGCACGTGTCGGTCAGCCGCTCGCTGCGCGGCGACCACGTCGCCATGGCCGTCACCGACCGCGGGATCGGCATCGCCAAGGAAGATCAGGAGCGGGTGTTCGAACGGTTCTTCCGGTCCGACAAGGCACGCTCTCGCGCGACCGGCGGCACCGGGCTCGGACTGGCTATCGTCAAGCATGTGGCCGCCAACCACAATGGTGAGATCACCCTGTGGAGCAAGTTGGGCACGGGATCGACGTTCACCCTGCGCATCCCCGCTCACCACGAAGCAAGCGGGGACGAAGACCCCGACGGCTCCGTGGTGAGCACGAAAGAAACAAGCCCGCCCCTCTTGGTGCCGGGCCGACCGAATGGTGTGGAGGCACGCAGATGA
- a CDS encoding sugar phosphate isomerase/epimerase family protein gives MQVGLSTASVYPQNAEAAFRYAAELGYDGIELMVWAEPASQSIATVQGYSRKYGVPVLAVHAPCLLISQRVWGSDPIAKLERSVRTAEALGARTVVVHPPFRWQRRYAAGFAAQVAELEEVSPVIVAVENMFPMRADTLFGRGERGVKRLERRGGPGPALTAFSPSYDPTDTGFRHYTLDLSHTATAGADPLALAARMGEGLAHLHLADGRGAAHDEHLVPGEGSQPCVEVCATLVGTGFSGQAVAEINTQNARTAQDRAAMLHRTLAFARQHLNGLAPASAPAPTGADRAWPAPPV, from the coding sequence ATCCAGGTCGGCTTGTCGACGGCCTCGGTATACCCGCAGAACGCCGAAGCGGCGTTCCGCTATGCGGCCGAACTCGGTTACGACGGCATCGAACTGATGGTGTGGGCCGAACCGGCCAGCCAGAGCATCGCCACCGTGCAGGGGTATTCCCGCAAGTACGGCGTCCCGGTGCTGGCCGTGCATGCGCCGTGCCTCCTGATCTCGCAGCGGGTATGGGGCTCGGATCCGATCGCCAAGCTGGAGCGCAGCGTCCGCACCGCCGAGGCGCTCGGCGCGCGCACCGTGGTGGTACACCCGCCGTTCCGCTGGCAGCGTCGTTACGCCGCCGGTTTCGCCGCGCAGGTGGCCGAGCTGGAAGAGGTCAGTCCGGTGATCGTCGCGGTGGAGAACATGTTTCCGATGCGCGCGGACACACTGTTCGGCCGGGGTGAGCGCGGGGTGAAGCGGCTCGAGCGGCGGGGTGGTCCCGGACCCGCGCTCACTGCCTTCAGCCCGTCCTACGACCCGACCGACACCGGGTTCCGGCACTACACACTCGACCTGTCGCACACCGCGACCGCGGGCGCCGACCCGCTGGCTTTGGCCGCGCGCATGGGGGAGGGCCTCGCGCACCTGCACCTGGCCGACGGCCGTGGTGCCGCCCACGACGAGCATCTGGTTCCTGGTGAGGGCAGTCAGCCGTGCGTGGAGGTGTGTGCGACCCTGGTCGGCACTGGCTTCTCCGGCCAAGCAGTGGCCGAGATCAACACGCAGAACGCGCGCACCGCCCAGGATCGGGCAGCCATGCTGCATCGCACGCTGGCCTTCGCCCGCCAGCACCTGAACGGTCTCGCGCCCGCCTCCGCGCCCGCGCCGACCGGCGCGGACCGGGCCTGGCCCGCGCCGCCGGTGTGA
- a CDS encoding response regulator transcription factor, translating to MTSVLIVEDEESLADPLAFLLRKEGFEVTVVGDGPSALAEFDRSGADIVLLDLMLPGMSGTDVCKQLRTRSGVPVIMVTARDSEIDKVVGLELGADDYVTKPYSARELIARIRAVLRRGAGDELDGSNESGVLEAGPVRMDVDRHTVLVNGTPVTLPLKEFDLLEYLLRNSGRVLTRGQLIDRVWGADYVGDTKTLDVHVKRLRSKIEADPAKPEHLVTVRGLGYKLEA from the coding sequence ATGACGAGTGTGTTGATCGTCGAGGATGAGGAGTCGCTGGCCGATCCGCTCGCGTTCCTGCTGCGCAAGGAGGGCTTCGAGGTCACCGTGGTCGGTGACGGACCGTCCGCGCTCGCCGAGTTCGACCGGTCCGGCGCGGACATCGTGTTGCTCGACCTCATGCTGCCCGGCATGAGCGGCACCGATGTGTGCAAGCAGCTGCGGACCCGCAGCGGTGTGCCGGTGATCATGGTCACTGCGCGCGACAGCGAGATCGACAAGGTGGTCGGCCTGGAACTAGGCGCCGACGACTACGTCACCAAGCCGTATTCCGCGCGCGAGCTGATCGCGCGCATCCGTGCGGTATTGCGCCGGGGCGCGGGCGACGAGCTGGACGGCTCGAACGAGAGCGGTGTGCTCGAGGCCGGTCCGGTCCGGATGGATGTCGACCGGCACACCGTACTGGTGAACGGCACGCCGGTCACGTTGCCGCTCAAGGAGTTCGACCTGCTCGAATACCTGCTGCGCAACTCGGGACGAGTGCTCACCCGCGGTCAGCTGATCGATCGCGTCTGGGGTGCCGACTACGTCGGTGACACCAAGACGTTGGACGTGCACGTCAAGCGTCTGCGCTCCAAGATCGAAGCCGACCCCGCGAAGCCGGAGCACTTGGTCACCGTCCGCGGCCTCGGCTACAAACTCGAAGCATAA
- a CDS encoding thioesterase family protein has translation MTTELTADLDPAPAIDAPFSRVCALTELPASTPNTGRYLGVIDKIWTIGKKVHGGTMVAASAAAATTWLRASDPALVGMAPIAASSDFLGAPNPGEVEYEVRVRKVGRQICLADADLIQDGRTLVRTALTFSRLDDVEPIYAPKHGDMPVQPPADAVGYEPGSPMGGMVHVGQGAELYLDREWARFLDGEKGEPRLRMWMRPRPADGQDPDVAMFFAMMSADMSPPVPMNLGHFGWAPTVQMTTYLRRSPAPGWLRIIATTHEVGGRMFDEDQLVLDSTGAVVAQSRQLALIPQR, from the coding sequence ATGACGACGGAGCTGACGGCCGATCTCGACCCGGCCCCCGCGATCGACGCACCGTTCAGCCGGGTGTGTGCCCTGACCGAACTGCCCGCAAGCACGCCGAACACGGGCCGCTACCTGGGTGTCATCGACAAGATCTGGACCATCGGCAAGAAGGTGCACGGCGGAACGATGGTTGCCGCCAGCGCCGCGGCGGCGACCACCTGGCTGCGCGCCTCCGACCCCGCCCTGGTCGGCATGGCCCCGATCGCCGCGAGTTCCGACTTCCTCGGCGCGCCGAACCCGGGCGAGGTCGAGTACGAGGTACGAGTCCGGAAGGTCGGTCGTCAGATCTGCCTGGCCGACGCCGACCTGATCCAGGACGGCCGCACTCTGGTCCGCACGGCGCTCACCTTCAGCCGTCTGGACGACGTCGAGCCGATCTATGCCCCGAAGCATGGTGACATGCCCGTGCAGCCACCCGCCGACGCCGTCGGCTACGAGCCTGGCTCGCCGATGGGTGGCATGGTGCACGTGGGCCAGGGCGCCGAGCTGTACCTCGATCGCGAGTGGGCCCGTTTCCTCGATGGCGAAAAAGGGGAACCGCGCCTGCGGATGTGGATGCGGCCCCGTCCCGCCGACGGGCAGGACCCCGACGTCGCCATGTTCTTCGCGATGATGAGCGCCGACATGAGCCCGCCGGTGCCGATGAACCTCGGCCACTTCGGCTGGGCACCCACCGTGCAGATGACCACCTACCTGCGCCGCAGTCCCGCACCGGGCTGGCTGCGGATCATCGCGACCACGCACGAGGTCGGCGGGCGCATGTTCGACGAAGATCAACTGGTTCTCGACTCCACCGGAGCGGTCGTCGCGCAGAGCCGTCAACTGGCTCTCATTCCCCAGCGCTGA